Sequence from the Argentina anserina chromosome 7, drPotAnse1.1, whole genome shotgun sequence genome:
gacggtgcgttgtgctctttttcccttcgatcaagcttttgtttttacccaagaggtttttattttgcttgacaaggtttttaccgaggcaacgatatgtgcaccatgcaacctaggcatgcaacctagacatgcgacacaaggggaagtgttccgggagaattactattctacccttgtgtgtgtcttagcctaataggtttcctgttaggagatagattagcatctccgtaatagattaggactccgaattctacgggattgtggttttgtaatgcctatatataggcccccatatcattcaataatacacaattatttcatcctgaaacaagaACCTAGTTATAGCTTTTTGTTAACCAGATCGAATTAAATGTTGCTTGTATCGCACTCCAAAAGCACCATTAGAGTTTGGCGGCCCAGTTCATTATTTATGTTTAATGAGCCATCAATTCGAGTCTTGATCTTTCTTATTCCTCCccaaaactttccatgtttctCAGAtaaacaaagagaaatcaaggtCTGAGAAGAAATGGAAGGTGAATTTGGCAACTTCATTCAGGTATTAATTTCAATATTTGTGTGCATATGCTATTCCTACTCTCTTGGCAAAATAGTCCCCAAAGGTAAAACCAGGCTCCTTTGTGTTGTTCCAGTTGTGTCTCTCTTCTTGTACCTCCCTCTTTGCCTCTCTTCTGTACATCTTGGAGGTGCAACTGCTTTCTTCATTTCATGGCTTGGCAGCTTCAAGCTTCTTCTTTTCGCCTTCGGCAAAGGTCCTTTGGCTACAGACCCTTCAATATCCATTGGACGCTTCGTGGCCATTGCTTGCCTCCCTATCGAAATCGAAGAAGACCCACCTCCAAAACCTCAAAACACCCACATTAAAGCCAACACCTCTCTATCACAATCCCATCTGAATGGCGAAAATGGGAACACTCCACATCCCCGAAGCACGAAATCAACAACCCTGAACCATGTAATCAAGGGCTTTCTTTTGGCCATTCTAATAGGAATCCTATATTATAGTGAGCATTTCCATCCAAACCTCATCTTAGTCCTTCATTGCCTTTACATATATCTCCTCCTAGAGTTCCTCCTAGCCATGGTAGGAGTCCTGGCAAGAGCCCTTTTGGGGTTGAAGCTCAAGCCCCACTTCAATGAGCCCTACCTCTCCACATCATTACAAGACTTCTAGGGCAGAAGATGGAACCTCATGGTCACCAGTATCTTACGTCCGGCTGTATACGAACCCGTCCTCCAGTTCTCTGCAGGCTTCATTGGCCGGAAATGGTCTATTGTCCCTGCTGTAATGGGAAGCTTCTTGGTGTCCGGGCTCATGCACGAGctgatttgctactaccaggGGCGCGTGAAGCCAACGTGGGAGGTTACGTGGTTCTTCGTTCTGCAAGGGTCGTGTTTGACGGTGGAGATCATTTTGAAGAAGCCCTTGAGGGGTAGGTTCCGGCTGCCGACGCTGGTGTCGGTGGTGTTGACAGTAGGGTTTGTGGTCGTGACTTGCTTCTGGCTCTTCTTTCCGCAGTTTCTTCGGAGCAAGGCTGATGTTAGAATGCTTGAAGAGTATGTTGCTTTTGGTGCGTACATAAAAAATGTGGCTAGAACATTCCAAACATCGTTTTCTAGCTCATGATCTGTTGGTATGGTAATTGAAGTTTCTTGGTTGCAAGTGACATGCTCATACAAGTTTTTCGTCGTTCTATGCGACAAGCTCATGATTTGTTCAATTACGAAGCATGTTTTTCGTTATAAGTGGGTCACTTAAACATGTCAAACATTCCTATAATGATTGTCTAATTTGGGATTTTATTCCCATATATGGAGACATACCGTGGATCGTATGCTCCGTGAAAACCATCTTTGAGGCTTTCTAATAATGGCTAATAAAAATTATTGTTGTCAAATTCAATGTGGACTGATCAGTAGTTTATGTCCTTAATGGTTCTTGCGATCTTATTGAACTGAAACATGGAAACTAAAGGCGTGcaaacatgaaaaaaaaaaacgtgatAAATCATTTGAAAAAGTTTGCACATTACTCACTTATTGAGCTTGAAATAATTGGAGGCAGCTCAGTGTTTCCAGGGAAACTACTCTGTTGAAGGTATTAACTCATTGACCAACTGAATGTCACTTAAAACCTAACCAAACTTATGGTCTAAGAACACAATTGTCATAGGCAACCAAGGTTAATAACAAGCATACAACTGCAAACCAGGCCTAGGCTGAACTGATGAAAGTTATATTTGTTAAAGGGTTGCTGAACTGGTGGAATCTATACTCTGTCTATAACATGAATATGATAAAAGATGTAGGAGACGATTCAATAAACGTGAATTTCATACCTTCTGAAGAGAACATTGAACAGATACTTGCATATACTTTCTCTTGTTTCAGACAGTAAAAGAGTAATAATACATTCTAGTAGACCTCTTCTAGATATGAATTTTCCGAGCATCAAAATCCTCTTTTTAGTTACGACTGTGATTAAAGTGCTTCATATAAGTATAGAACGACCTTAGACTAGTGATAGTCCATAGTATAATGTTCAATTGAAATATCCTAGTGTTGCATCATGTTCTGTCAGTTGAACATATTAATTAGCATATAGGTAATGTAAAGTGCAGCGACCTCCGTTTTACCAATTATAAGGGGTTCAGTTTCCAGTCGATTTCTAAGTGAGTGcaatcaaatatatttttaacttTATAGAGAGCTGCTTGCCTATGTCGTAGTAGAGGAAGCGACGAGTCATTTACTTGCTCTGCCTTGTTGTCATCCTTTTTTTTGCGAGGCAAACTCCTTGATAAAGTTTTCCATTTAGATTCAATTGCACATGCTacagaaaacaaaaggaatttaattaaaataaaagaaagagatGATTACATGAACTAAGATACGGCAATGTATGAGAGATCAAACAGAAGATCACAGAAACAAAATTTTGATCTTTACTTCTGCATAAATGTGTATCAGAGCAAGGATCCTGGTCAAGGAACTGGAACAACTGGTACAAGTACACATTACACAAGGGCAGTGAACAGGTGTATCGATTTCATTTTATGAAAGCAAATTTTCTAAAGATCAGTGGATAAATAATCAGATGGTTTACTTCCTACGGAACCAATGTTGGAAAGATTGAGAGAAATCGATCATTCACAGCCAAAGATGAAGGATTCGTCCGAAATTTATGGTTACTTGTCTCTCTCAGTTGAAAATGTGGAGATCAGCTCTAGG
This genomic interval carries:
- the LOC126802291 gene encoding probable long-chain-alcohol O-fatty-acyltransferase 1; its protein translation is MEGEFGNFIQVLISIFVCICYSYSLGKIVPKGKTRLLCVVPVVSLFLYLPLCLSSVHLGGATAFFISWLGSFKLLLFAFGKGPLATDPSISIGRFVAIACLPIEIEEDPPPKPQNTHIKANTSLSQSHLNGENGNTPHPRSTKSTTLNHVIKGFLLAILIGILYYSEHFHPNLILVLHCLYIYLLLEFLLAMVGVLARALLGLKLKPHFNEPYLSTSLQDF